A part of Propioniciclava coleopterorum genomic DNA contains:
- a CDS encoding siderophore ABC transporter substrate-binding protein yields the protein MNRLVGRALAPVAALALALSGCAAQNAAPAASPSAQTATTVQVTDNKGTKTVTTPPASVVALDNRTFQTLAEWGVKPVAASRGLMPNTNKLKTDESIVDIGTHNEPKLELITAAEPDLIITGQRFAAKYDDIATRAPGAVQLLLDPREDQPFDSELKRQTTELGKVFGKDAEAKAINDKFDASIAAVKQAYDKGETVMAVNTSGGKIGYLAPKVGRTLGPVFDLVGFEPALKIEGATDDHQGDDISVETIAASNPDWILVMDRDAAVKAGDPSFVPAAKVLEDSKALANVTAVTKGQIVYMPADTYTNEGIQTYTTFFEELAKAFSAAK from the coding sequence ATGAACCGCCTCGTCGGCCGCGCGCTGGCCCCCGTCGCCGCGCTCGCCCTCGCGCTCTCCGGCTGCGCCGCACAGAACGCCGCGCCCGCCGCTTCCCCCTCCGCCCAGACCGCGACCACCGTCCAGGTGACCGACAACAAGGGCACCAAGACCGTGACGACCCCGCCCGCGTCGGTCGTCGCCCTCGACAACCGGACCTTCCAGACGCTGGCCGAGTGGGGCGTCAAGCCCGTCGCGGCGTCCCGCGGCCTGATGCCGAACACCAACAAGCTCAAGACCGACGAGTCGATCGTCGACATCGGCACCCACAACGAGCCCAAGCTGGAGCTCATCACGGCCGCCGAGCCCGACCTGATCATCACCGGCCAGCGGTTCGCCGCCAAGTACGACGACATCGCGACGCGCGCGCCCGGCGCCGTGCAGCTGCTGCTCGACCCCCGCGAGGACCAGCCCTTCGACTCCGAGCTGAAGCGTCAGACCACCGAGCTGGGCAAGGTGTTCGGCAAGGACGCCGAGGCGAAGGCCATCAACGACAAGTTCGACGCCTCCATCGCCGCCGTCAAGCAGGCCTACGACAAGGGCGAGACCGTGATGGCGGTCAACACCTCCGGCGGCAAGATCGGCTACCTCGCCCCCAAGGTCGGCCGGACGCTCGGCCCGGTCTTCGACCTCGTGGGCTTCGAGCCGGCGCTGAAGATCGAGGGCGCGACGGACGACCACCAGGGCGACGACATCTCGGTGGAGACCATCGCGGCGTCCAACCCCGACTGGATCCTGGTCATGGACCGCGACGCGGCCGTGAAGGCGGGCGACCCCTCGTTCGTCCCGGCGGCGAAGGTGCTCGAGGACTCCAAGGCGCTGGCGAACGTGACCGCGGTCACCAAGGGCCAGATCGTCTACATGCCCGCCGACACCTACACCAACGAGGGCATCCAGACCTACACCACGTTCTTCGAGGAACTGGCGAAGGCCTTCTCCGCGGCCAAGTGA
- the cydD gene encoding thiol reductant ABC exporter subunit CydD, with protein MGVALALLTVGQGRVLADTIAGFFDAAPGLDYLTPVPGTREWPALAPALLALAGIFAAKAGLNWLNTLMSHRAAAAVKSQLRRDIVAARLADPLADRTSTAGLVNLTTVGLDALDGFYSKYLPQLALACTVPLIVGAAIALADLQAALIIVLTLPLIPVFMALVGWTTEARTKKRWRTQQRLARHFADLVAGLPTLQVFGRARAQAIGLTKTEDASRAETMGTLRVSFLSAFVLELLATLSVAVIAVTVGFRVVYGDLELGTALFVLILAPEVYLPVRQVGVHYHDAADGMAAADQAFAVIDAAGPSGPAGPAPAPEASEASEQAGPVLRARGLGHTYPGADGPAVTGVDLTVGRGEFVVLTGPSGGGKTTVLNALMGFLRPSAGALTLPARRRIAFVGQDPGMVNGTIADNLRLADADADATALADALARAGAAGMDPERPVGDDGEGLSAGERRRVATARALLRIDAGADVLLLDEPTAGLDADAEAALLRSLRGTGVTVVVVSHRPAVLAEADRVVTIGAAS; from the coding sequence ATCGGGGTCGCGCTGGCGCTGCTGACGGTCGGGCAGGGCCGGGTGCTGGCCGACACCATCGCCGGGTTCTTCGACGCCGCCCCCGGCCTTGACTACCTCACCCCGGTCCCCGGGACCCGGGAGTGGCCCGCGCTGGCACCCGCCCTGCTCGCCCTGGCCGGGATCTTCGCGGCCAAGGCCGGGCTGAACTGGCTCAACACCCTGATGTCGCACCGGGCCGCGGCCGCGGTGAAGTCCCAGCTGCGCCGCGACATCGTGGCCGCGCGGCTGGCGGACCCGCTGGCCGACCGCACCTCGACCGCCGGGCTGGTGAACCTCACCACCGTCGGGCTGGACGCGCTCGACGGCTTCTACTCCAAGTACCTGCCGCAGCTCGCGCTGGCCTGCACCGTCCCGCTGATCGTGGGCGCGGCGATCGCCCTCGCCGATCTGCAGGCCGCCCTCATCATCGTCCTGACGCTGCCCCTGATCCCGGTGTTCATGGCGCTGGTCGGCTGGACGACCGAGGCCCGCACCAAGAAGCGCTGGCGCACCCAGCAGCGGCTGGCCCGGCACTTCGCCGACCTGGTCGCCGGGCTGCCGACGCTGCAGGTCTTCGGACGCGCCCGCGCCCAGGCGATCGGCCTGACCAAGACCGAGGACGCCAGCCGCGCCGAGACCATGGGGACGCTGCGGGTGTCGTTCCTGTCGGCGTTCGTCCTGGAGCTGCTCGCCACCCTGTCCGTGGCCGTGATCGCGGTGACGGTGGGGTTCCGGGTCGTGTACGGCGACCTGGAGCTGGGGACCGCGCTGTTCGTGCTGATCCTGGCGCCCGAGGTCTACCTGCCGGTGCGCCAGGTCGGCGTCCACTACCACGACGCCGCCGACGGGATGGCCGCCGCCGACCAGGCCTTCGCGGTGATCGACGCCGCGGGTCCCTCCGGTCCGGCCGGCCCCGCGCCGGCGCCTGAGGCGTCCGAGGCTTCCGAGCAGGCCGGGCCGGTCCTGCGGGCGCGCGGCCTGGGCCACACCTACCCGGGCGCGGACGGCCCCGCCGTCACCGGGGTCGACCTGACCGTGGGGCGCGGCGAGTTCGTCGTCCTCACCGGCCCCTCGGGCGGCGGCAAGACCACGGTGCTCAACGCCCTGATGGGGTTTCTCCGCCCCAGCGCGGGCGCCCTGACCCTGCCCGCGCGCCGAAGGATCGCGTTCGTCGGGCAGGACCCCGGCATGGTGAACGGGACGATCGCCGACAACCTCCGCCTCGCGGACGCCGACGCCGACGCCACGGCGCTGGCCGACGCCCTGGCCCGGGCCGGGGCGGCCGGCATGGACCCGGAGCGTCCGGTTGGCGACGACGGCGAGGGGCTCTCGGCGGGCGAACGCCGCCGCGTCGCCACCGCCCGGGCCCTGCTGCGGATCGACGCGGGGGCCGACGTCCTGCTGCTGGACGAGCCCACCGCCGGCCTGGACGCCGACGCCGAGGCCGCCCTGCTGCGGAGCCTGCGGGGCACCGGCGTCACGGTGGTCGTCGTGTCGCACCGGCCGGCGGTGCTCGCCGAGGCCGACCGCGTCGTCACGATCGGGGCCGCGTCGTGA